From a single Fusobacterium ulcerans ATCC 49185 genomic region:
- a CDS encoding AbrB family transcriptional regulator: protein MWFFITFFIGLIGAGIALKYKVPAGAMIGSLFAVAIFSIVTGKAYLPQSYKVIAQISTGAFIGARIKYNDIIELKKVFKPAVIMVVIMALINFIMGYFLYKSSDMDMKTALFCTAPGGIMDMTLIAYDFGADTSKVAVMQMMRLISVMCLIPVLIKGVIRYYKSKSPADNIDIIRTVEEKFIKNEKEKTPFMIDLKKIVITMVIGIISGFIGYFAGIPAGAMSVSMAGVAAYNIKSNKAFMPIKLRQFIQVLGGALIGAKMTMGDLLGLKTIAVPVIIVISGFCLMNLILGIMVYKISDFNIPTSMFSAAPGGISDIAIIAGELGADTPKVAVMQFIRLVSVIAFYPILIKIIIQYF, encoded by the coding sequence TTGTGGTTTTTTATCACTTTTTTCATTGGTTTAATTGGAGCTGGAATTGCTTTAAAATATAAGGTTCCTGCTGGAGCTATGATAGGTTCTCTATTTGCAGTTGCTATTTTCAGTATTGTTACAGGAAAAGCTTATCTTCCTCAAAGCTATAAAGTTATTGCTCAGATATCTACTGGTGCATTTATAGGGGCCCGAATAAAATACAATGATATTATTGAATTAAAAAAAGTTTTTAAACCTGCTGTTATAATGGTAGTTATTATGGCTCTCATCAATTTTATAATGGGATACTTCCTTTATAAATCATCTGATATGGATATGAAAACGGCTCTTTTCTGTACTGCTCCAGGAGGAATAATGGATATGACTCTGATAGCTTATGATTTTGGTGCTGATACATCTAAAGTTGCTGTTATGCAGATGATGCGTCTGATTTCTGTTATGTGTCTTATTCCTGTTCTTATAAAAGGAGTTATCAGATATTACAAGTCTAAATCTCCTGCTGATAATATTGATATAATAAGAACAGTTGAAGAGAAATTTATCAAAAATGAAAAGGAAAAAACTCCTTTTATGATAGATTTGAAAAAGATAGTTATAACAATGGTGATTGGAATTATCTCTGGTTTTATTGGATATTTTGCTGGAATCCCTGCTGGAGCTATGAGTGTATCTATGGCTGGAGTAGCAGCATATAATATAAAAAGCAATAAAGCTTTTATGCCAATAAAATTAAGACAGTTTATTCAAGTATTAGGAGGAGCTTTAATAGGAGCTAAAATGACAATGGGTGACCTTCTTGGTTTAAAAACAATTGCAGTTCCTGTAATCATAGTTATCAGTGGTTTCTGCCTTATGAACCTTATCCTTGGTATAATGGTATACAAGATAAGCGATTTTAATATCCCTACATCTATGTTCTCAGCTGCTCCTGGAGGAATATCAGATATAGCTATTATTGCTGGCGAGTTAGGTGCTGATACTCCTAAAGTTGCTGTTATGCAGTTTATCAGATTAGTATCTGTTATTGCTTTTTATCCTATTCTGATTAAAATTATAATTCAATATTTCTAA
- a CDS encoding DMT family transporter has translation MQKKTVCKIALVCVAATWGGGFPITKIALDSGMAPNAIMSLRFLIASLLIFLFLFIKKVKITKEEMKLGLGAGLVLGAAFSLQTVGLMHTTSSKNAFITGAYVVCVPFMLWILTKKRPKLITYISSIICFAGIGFLSLDGDLSMNYGDVLTLICAFFFALQISIIGAKIGNMNPVVINAFQMFSGGLLTLLLNITYENFSIVTTKLTSIQVIAVGFLILFNTLIAYLVQTTAQKYVESSTASLILSTEILFGAITSVILLGDPVTIKTVMGGLLIFASVVIAETELKFFNKKYIES, from the coding sequence GTGCAGAAAAAGACTGTATGTAAAATTGCGTTGGTGTGTGTAGCAGCAACATGGGGTGGAGGATTTCCTATAACTAAAATAGCTTTAGACAGTGGAATGGCACCAAATGCTATTATGAGTCTTAGATTTTTAATAGCTTCTCTTCTCATATTTTTATTCCTTTTTATAAAAAAAGTGAAGATAACAAAAGAAGAAATGAAACTTGGACTAGGGGCTGGATTAGTGTTAGGAGCTGCTTTTTCATTGCAGACAGTAGGACTTATGCATACAACTTCTTCAAAAAATGCTTTTATAACTGGAGCATATGTGGTATGTGTGCCATTTATGCTGTGGATACTTACTAAAAAACGACCTAAATTGATAACTTATATTTCTTCAATAATATGTTTTGCAGGGATAGGATTTTTATCTTTAGATGGAGATTTATCAATGAATTATGGAGATGTATTAACATTGATTTGTGCTTTCTTTTTTGCTCTTCAGATATCTATTATAGGAGCAAAGATAGGAAATATGAATCCAGTTGTCATAAATGCTTTTCAGATGTTCAGTGGAGGGCTGCTTACTCTTTTATTAAATATAACTTATGAAAATTTTTCTATTGTAACTACAAAACTTACAAGTATACAAGTCATAGCAGTAGGGTTTTTGATACTATTTAATACTTTAATAGCATATTTAGTTCAGACAACAGCTCAAAAATATGTAGAATCTTCAACTGCTTCTCTTATATTATCCACAGAGATACTTTTTGGAGCTATAACTTCTGTTATTCTTTTGGGAGATCCAGTGACAATAAAGACTGTTATGGGAGGACTGCTGATATTTGCTTCAGTTGTCATAGCAGAAACAGAGTTGAAATTTTTTAATAAAAAATATATAGAAAGTTAA
- a CDS encoding MBL fold metallo-hydrolase, which translates to MSVIVKFLGTAQDGGIPQVGCKCEMCTDIRTGKRKEILQAAVGIENTETGNRYMIEATPNFSKQYQSFIADKNGSLDGIFLTHAHMGHYTGLMYLGKEALNSKETKVYVSKKMAEFLRNNAPWSQLVKLKNMELVEFESGKELALDNDIKIMPVEVPHRNEFADTHGFIVKSEKSFFFVPDIDSWEGFEDQLNDIFKQCDYLAVDATFYTKEEIGNIRGRNFKEIPHPTVEETMKFIEENNWDLKNKKVILTHFNHTNLLFTNKELKEKVEKSGIIISEDEMEITL; encoded by the coding sequence ATGAGTGTAATAGTAAAATTCTTGGGGACAGCACAGGATGGAGGAATCCCACAAGTTGGATGTAAATGTGAAATGTGTACTGATATAAGGACAGGAAAAAGAAAAGAGATATTGCAGGCAGCAGTTGGGATAGAAAATACTGAAACAGGAAATAGATATATGATAGAGGCAACCCCTAATTTTTCTAAACAATATCAAAGTTTTATAGCGGATAAAAATGGAAGTTTAGATGGGATATTTTTAACCCATGCACATATGGGACATTATACAGGATTGATGTATCTAGGAAAAGAAGCTCTCAATTCAAAAGAAACGAAAGTATATGTGAGCAAAAAAATGGCAGAATTTTTAAGAAATAATGCTCCATGGAGTCAGTTGGTAAAGCTTAAAAATATGGAATTAGTAGAATTTGAAAGTGGAAAAGAATTAGCTTTAGATAATGATATAAAAATAATGCCTGTAGAAGTTCCTCATAGAAATGAATTTGCTGATACACATGGATTTATAGTAAAGAGTGAGAAAAGTTTTTTCTTTGTTCCTGATATAGACAGCTGGGAAGGATTTGAAGATCAACTAAATGATATTTTTAAACAATGTGATTATCTGGCAGTAGATGCTACTTTTTACACAAAAGAAGAAATAGGAAATATAAGAGGAAGAAATTTTAAAGAGATACCTCATCCTACTGTGGAAGAAACAATGAAATTTATAGAGGAAAATAATTGGGATTTAAAAAATAAAAAGGTTATACTGACTCATTTTAACCATACTAACCTTTTATTTACTAATAAAGAATTGAAAGAAAAAGTAGAAAAATCAGGAATAATAATATCAGAAGATGAAATGGAAATCACTCTTTAA
- a CDS encoding YjjG family noncanonical pyrimidine nucleotidase, with translation MKFDLILFDIDGTLLDFDLAERNALAETLKEYNFICNDEILNRYHEVNIFYWKQLEKGLIDKKQLAYKRYEQLFSEYGIETDIEIFNFKYRDRLKEGAYLLNNAMEICHELYENKIKLGVASNGGNDIQIRRIKKIGLDKYLDYMFVSEEIGYNKPYKEYFEYIFQKIGNIQKEKIMIVGDSLTADIQGGKNAGIRTCWYNPNGEAGMESIRPDYEIKDLLELRRLIGII, from the coding sequence TTAGCTGAAAGGAATGCACTGGCTGAAACATTAAAAGAATATAATTTTATTTGCAATGATGAGATTTTAAATAGATATCATGAGGTAAATATTTTTTATTGGAAGCAGCTGGAAAAGGGTCTTATTGATAAAAAGCAGCTGGCATATAAAAGATATGAGCAGTTATTTTCAGAATATGGAATAGAAACTGATATAGAAATATTTAATTTTAAATATAGAGATAGACTAAAGGAAGGTGCCTATCTTTTAAATAATGCCATGGAGATATGTCATGAGCTTTATGAAAATAAGATAAAATTAGGAGTAGCTTCTAATGGAGGAAATGATATTCAAATAAGAAGAATAAAAAAAATAGGACTGGATAAATATCTTGATTATATGTTTGTATCAGAAGAAATAGGGTATAATAAACCTTACAAAGAATATTTTGAGTATATATTTCAAAAAATAGGAAATATACAAAAAGAGAAGATAATGATAGTTGGGGATTCTCTTACTGCTGATATACAAGGTGGAAAAAATGCTGGAATAAGAACATGCTGGTATAATCCAAATGGTGAAGCAGGTATGGAAAGTATAAGACCTGATTATGAAATAAAAGATCTTTTAGAATTAAGAAGGCTGATAGGTATAATTTAA